One Pseudomonas rhizophila DNA window includes the following coding sequences:
- a CDS encoding KdsC family phosphatase — protein MNTDLLQRGKAIKLAVFDVDGVLTDGRLYFLEDGSEFKTFNTLDGQGIKMLMAAGVQTAIISGRKTPVVERRAKNLGIPHLYQGREDKLVVLDELLGQLNLSYEQVAYLGDDLPDLPVIRRVGLGMAVANAAGFVREHAHGITTARGGEGAAREFCELILRAQGRLEAANAAYL, from the coding sequence ATGAACACAGACCTGCTGCAACGTGGCAAAGCGATCAAACTGGCCGTGTTCGACGTGGACGGCGTCCTGACCGACGGCCGCCTTTATTTCCTCGAAGACGGCAGCGAATTCAAGACCTTCAACACCCTCGACGGCCAGGGCATCAAGATGCTGATGGCCGCCGGCGTGCAGACCGCCATCATCAGTGGCCGCAAGACCCCAGTGGTCGAACGGCGCGCGAAGAATCTCGGCATCCCCCACCTGTATCAGGGACGAGAAGATAAACTGGTGGTGCTGGACGAGCTTCTGGGGCAACTCAACCTAAGCTATGAACAGGTCGCCTACCTCGGTGACGACCTGCCGGACCTGCCGGTGATTCGTCGGGTCGGCCTGGGCATGGCGGTGGCAAACGCGGCCGGCTTCGTGCGCGAGCACGCCCACGGCATCACCACGGCGCGAGGCGGCGAAGGGGCCGCTCGTGAATTCTGTGAACTGATCCTGCGCGCCCAAGGCCGCCTCGAGGCGGCCAACGCCGCGTATCTGTGA
- the mlaD gene encoding outer membrane lipid asymmetry maintenance protein MlaD encodes MQNRTLEIGVGLFLLAGILALLLLALRVSGLAPTASTDTYKLYAYFDNIAGLTVRAKVTMAGVTIGKVTAIDLDRDSFTGRVTLQLEKRVDNLPTDSTASILTAGLLGEKYIGISVGGEEALLKDGGTIHDTQSSLVLEDLIGKFLLNTVSKDAK; translated from the coding sequence ATGCAAAACCGCACCCTGGAAATCGGTGTCGGCCTTTTCTTGCTGGCTGGCATCCTGGCTTTGCTGTTGTTGGCCCTGCGGGTCAGTGGCCTGGCGCCGACCGCAAGCACCGACACTTATAAACTTTATGCTTATTTTGACAATATCGCCGGTTTGACGGTCAGAGCCAAAGTGACCATGGCTGGTGTAACCATCGGCAAGGTCACGGCAATCGATCTGGACCGCGACAGTTTCACCGGTCGGGTGACGCTGCAGCTGGAAAAGCGCGTGGATAACCTGCCGACTGACTCCACTGCATCGATCCTCACTGCTGGGCTGCTGGGCGAGAAATACATCGGTATCAGCGTTGGCGGTGAAGAAGCTTTGCTCAAGGATGGCGGGACCATCCACGATACGCAGTCGTCGCTGGTGCTTGAGGACCTGATCGGTAAATTCCTGCTCAATACCGTTAGCAAAGACGCCAAATGA
- a CDS encoding KpsF/GutQ family sugar-phosphate isomerase, whose product MNQTSDLIQSAQRTIRLELEAVQGLLPHIDADFVRACEMILASKGRVVVVGMGKSGHIGNKIAATLASTGTPAFFVHPAEASHGDMGMITREDIILALSNSGSTNEIITLLPLIKRLGIQLISVTGNPDSPLAKAAEVNLNVHVEHEACPLNLAPTSSTTATLVMGDALAVALLEARGFTAEDFAFSHPGGALGRRLLLKVENVMHAGQELPQVPRGTLLKDALMEMTRKGLGMTVILETDGKLAGIFTDGDLRRTLDHPIDIHSTTIEQVMTPHGKTARAEMLAAEALKIMEDHKISALVVVDDEDRPVGALNMHDLLRAGVM is encoded by the coding sequence ATGAACCAAACCAGCGACCTGATTCAATCGGCACAACGTACCATCCGCCTCGAGCTCGAAGCCGTACAAGGCTTGCTGCCCCATATCGACGCTGATTTCGTACGTGCCTGCGAGATGATTCTGGCCAGCAAGGGTCGGGTGGTCGTGGTCGGCATGGGCAAGTCCGGACACATCGGCAACAAGATCGCCGCCACCCTGGCCAGCACCGGCACTCCGGCATTTTTTGTCCATCCGGCCGAAGCCAGCCACGGTGACATGGGCATGATCACTCGGGAAGACATCATCCTGGCCCTGTCCAACTCTGGCTCCACCAATGAGATCATCACCCTGCTGCCGTTGATCAAGCGCCTGGGGATCCAACTGATCAGTGTCACTGGCAATCCGGATTCGCCCCTGGCCAAAGCCGCCGAGGTCAATCTCAATGTTCATGTCGAGCACGAAGCCTGCCCGTTGAACCTGGCGCCGACCTCTTCCACCACCGCCACCCTGGTCATGGGTGATGCCCTGGCCGTGGCGTTGCTGGAAGCCAGGGGGTTTACCGCTGAAGACTTCGCGTTCTCCCACCCCGGCGGCGCCCTGGGCCGTCGCCTGCTGTTGAAAGTGGAAAACGTGATGCACGCAGGTCAGGAGCTGCCACAGGTGCCACGCGGCACGCTGCTCAAGGATGCACTCATGGAAATGACCCGCAAGGGTCTGGGCATGACGGTCATTCTCGAAACTGACGGCAAACTCGCCGGGATCTTCACCGACGGCGACCTGCGTCGCACCCTGGACCACCCGATCGACATTCACAGTACGACCATCGAGCAGGTCATGACCCCCCACGGCAAGACTGCCCGCGCCGAGATGCTCGCCGCCGAGGCCTTGAAAATCATGGAAGACCATAAGATCAGCGCCCTGGTGGTGGTCGACGACGAAGACCGCCCAGTGGGCGCCCTGAACATGCACGACTTGCTGCGTGCGGGAGTCATGTAA
- a CDS encoding STAS domain-containing protein, with product MSELASESAVRLGESGELLLSGVLDYRTGPVLRKQGQALIGSAGAAELVIDCSAVQKSSSVGLSLLLCFMRDAKAAGKTWSIRGMPEDMREIAQVSELTELLVHS from the coding sequence ATGAGTGAGTTGGCGAGTGAGTCGGCCGTTCGTTTGGGCGAATCTGGCGAGCTGTTGCTCAGTGGCGTGCTGGACTATCGCACTGGCCCGGTCTTGCGCAAGCAGGGCCAGGCGCTGATCGGCTCCGCCGGCGCCGCAGAACTGGTCATTGACTGCTCGGCGGTGCAGAAGTCCAGCAGTGTCGGCCTGTCCCTGCTGCTGTGCTTCATGCGTGACGCCAAAGCTGCCGGAAAAACCTGGAGCATCCGTGGGATGCCCGAAGACATGCGCGAAATAGCCCAGGTCAGCGAACTGACCGAACTATTGGTGCACTCCTGA
- a CDS encoding MlaC/ttg2D family ABC transporter substrate-binding protein, which translates to MISILRRSLLVLLAALPLMANAVAAPSAHEIIQDTTTRLLADLAANKEKYKQDPGAFYDALNGIVGPVVDADGISRSIMTVKYSRKATPAQMTRFQENFKRSLMQFYGNALLEYNNQGITVSPAKDESGNRTSVDMQVKGNNGAIYPVSYTLEKINGEWRVRNVIINGINIGKLFRDQFADAMQQNGNDLDKTIDGWAGEVAKAKEVAQDAQEKQAQ; encoded by the coding sequence ATGATCTCTATCTTGCGACGTAGCCTGTTGGTGCTGCTCGCGGCGCTGCCGCTGATGGCCAACGCCGTGGCCGCGCCTTCGGCCCATGAAATCATCCAGGACACTACCACCCGGTTGCTGGCAGACCTGGCCGCCAACAAAGAGAAATACAAGCAGGATCCGGGGGCTTTCTACGACGCGCTGAACGGCATCGTCGGTCCCGTGGTGGATGCCGACGGTATTTCCCGAAGCATCATGACCGTCAAGTACTCGCGCAAGGCGACCCCGGCGCAGATGACACGCTTCCAGGAAAACTTCAAGCGCAGCCTGATGCAGTTCTACGGCAACGCCTTGCTCGAATACAACAACCAGGGCATCACCGTTTCGCCGGCCAAGGACGAAAGCGGCAACCGCACCAGCGTCGATATGCAGGTCAAGGGCAATAACGGCGCCATTTACCCTGTGTCCTACACACTCGAGAAAATCAATGGCGAGTGGAGGGTGCGTAACGTGATCATCAATGGCATCAACATCGGCAAGCTGTTCCGCGATCAGTTCGCTGATGCGATGCAGCAAAACGGCAATGATCTGGACAAAACCATAGACGGTTGGGCCGGTGAAGTCGCCAAGGCCAAGGAAGTTGCCCAGGATGCTCAAGAGAAGCAGGCGCAATGA
- the mlaE gene encoding lipid asymmetry maintenance ABC transporter permease subunit MlaE produces the protein MRKKSLIERVRLFGRSGIDVVAVLGRSSLFLMHALLGRNTTGGGFGLLVKQLHSVGVMSLVIIVVSGIFIGMVLALQGFNILSSYGSEQAVGQMVALTLLRELGPVVTALLFAGRAGSALTAEIGNMKSTEQLSSLEMIGVDPLKYIIAPRLWAGFISLPVLAIIFSVVGIWGGSWVAVDWLGVYEGSYWSNMQNSVDFLDDVLNGVIKSAVFAFVVTWIAVFQGYDCEPTSEGISRATTKTVVYASLAVLGLDFILTALMFGDF, from the coding sequence ATGCGCAAGAAATCACTGATAGAAAGAGTTCGCCTGTTTGGTCGTTCCGGCATCGATGTGGTGGCAGTGCTGGGCCGTTCCTCGCTGTTTCTGATGCATGCCCTGCTGGGGCGCAACACGACGGGTGGCGGGTTTGGGCTGCTGGTGAAGCAACTGCACTCGGTGGGCGTGATGTCCCTGGTGATCATCGTGGTCTCCGGGATCTTCATCGGTATGGTCCTGGCGCTGCAGGGGTTCAATATCTTGTCCAGCTACGGTTCGGAGCAGGCGGTTGGACAGATGGTCGCGCTGACATTGTTGCGTGAGCTGGGACCTGTGGTGACCGCGCTGCTGTTTGCCGGGCGTGCCGGTTCGGCGCTGACGGCCGAAATCGGTAACATGAAGTCCACCGAACAGTTGTCCAGTCTGGAAATGATCGGTGTCGACCCGCTCAAGTACATCATTGCCCCGCGCCTGTGGGCCGGTTTCATTTCCCTGCCGGTGCTGGCGATCATTTTCAGCGTCGTGGGGATCTGGGGCGGCTCGTGGGTGGCTGTAGACTGGCTGGGGGTCTATGAAGGTTCCTACTGGTCCAACATGCAGAACAGTGTCGATTTTCTCGACGACGTGCTCAACGGCGTTATCAAAAGTGCCGTATTCGCTTTCGTGGTGACCTGGATCGCCGTGTTTCAAGGCTATGACTGTGAGCCCACGTCAGAGGGGATCAGCCGTGCCACAACCAAGACCGTGGTGTACGCCTCGCTGGCGGTCCTGGGCCTTGACTTTATTCTGACCGCCTTGATGTTTGGAGATTTCTGA
- the lptB gene encoding LPS export ABC transporter ATP-binding protein yields MATLKAQHLAKSYKSRQVVRDVSLSIDSGQIVGLLGPNGAGKTTCFYMIVGLVQADQGRVLIDDLDVSHQPMHGRAKAGIGYLPQEASIFRKLSVADNIMAILETRKELDKAGRRQELESLLQEFHISHIRDNLGMSLSGGERRRVEIARALATAPKFILLDEPFAGVDPISVGDIKQIIHHLKAKGIGVLITDHNVRETLDICETAYIVNDGQLIAEGDSATILANELVKEVYLGHEFRL; encoded by the coding sequence ATGGCAACTCTGAAAGCTCAGCACCTGGCCAAGAGCTATAAGAGCCGCCAAGTCGTGCGTGATGTCAGCCTGTCCATCGACAGCGGCCAGATCGTCGGCCTGCTCGGCCCCAACGGCGCGGGCAAGACCACTTGTTTCTACATGATCGTCGGCCTGGTTCAGGCCGATCAGGGCCGCGTCCTGATCGACGACCTGGACGTCAGCCACCAGCCGATGCATGGCCGGGCGAAGGCCGGTATCGGCTATCTGCCGCAAGAAGCGTCGATCTTCCGCAAACTGTCGGTTGCCGACAACATCATGGCGATCCTCGAGACCCGCAAGGAACTCGACAAGGCCGGTCGCCGCCAGGAACTGGAAAGCCTGCTGCAGGAATTCCACATCAGCCACATCCGCGACAACCTGGGCATGAGCCTGTCCGGTGGCGAACGGCGCCGCGTGGAAATCGCTCGCGCCCTGGCCACCGCACCGAAGTTCATCCTGCTGGACGAACCATTCGCTGGCGTGGACCCGATTTCGGTCGGCGACATCAAGCAGATCATCCACCATCTCAAGGCCAAGGGCATCGGCGTATTGATCACCGACCACAACGTTCGCGAGACGCTGGATATCTGTGAAACCGCCTATATCGTCAATGATGGCCAGTTGATTGCCGAAGGCGACTCCGCGACCATCCTGGCCAATGAACTGGTCAAGGAAGTGTATTTGGGCCATGAGTTCCGCCTGTAA
- the lptC gene encoding LPS export ABC transporter periplasmic protein LptC, with protein sequence MLSKKIRTIVVFGCIAAIFAAVGYWNISPERFLDRPAVKVQENDIDWYATNTHTLQYLPDGKVQYEMTSDKVDHVKASEITLVTKPDLNMFRGTEFPWHVQSERAEVNPDGTEVELIDSVRIARTDEKNRTTIITSSRMTVFPQREYAQTEQPVRIDGAGGVSTGTGMKAYLKESRIHLLSNVRGQYEAR encoded by the coding sequence ATGCTAAGCAAGAAAATTCGCACCATCGTGGTGTTCGGCTGCATCGCAGCGATTTTCGCGGCGGTCGGCTATTGGAACATCAGCCCGGAACGCTTCCTCGACCGCCCTGCGGTCAAGGTCCAGGAAAATGATATCGACTGGTATGCGACCAACACGCATACCCTGCAATACCTGCCCGATGGCAAAGTGCAGTATGAAATGACGTCCGACAAAGTCGACCACGTCAAGGCCAGCGAAATCACACTGGTCACCAAGCCAGACCTGAACATGTTCAGGGGCACCGAGTTTCCGTGGCACGTGCAGAGCGAACGCGCCGAGGTCAATCCCGACGGCACCGAAGTGGAACTGATTGATTCGGTACGCATCGCCCGGACCGATGAGAAGAACCGTACGACCATCATTACCAGCAGTCGTATGACAGTCTTCCCGCAGCGAGAATATGCGCAGACCGAGCAACCCGTTAGAATCGACGGCGCCGGTGGTGTGTCGACCGGCACGGGAATGAAAGCGTATTTGAAGGAAAGCAGGATACACCTGCTATCGAACGTAAGAGGACAGTATGAAGCTCGCTAA
- the lptA gene encoding lipopolysaccharide transport periplasmic protein LptA yields MKLAKTLPILLSLGAALGSASAWALPTDRDQPIRIQADDAQLDDKNGVATYKGDVIITQGSMKVTGNTVTITRTQSGDIDVVTSVGNLAYFEQMQTAGDTKPVQGYGVTIQYHAAKDRVVLIDRAKVVDKDNNITQGEKIVYDTVKKLASAGRATGSKVTEQRPRIDMVIQPKKKTDEQKAQ; encoded by the coding sequence ATGAAGCTCGCTAAAACCCTCCCTATTTTGCTCAGTCTGGGCGCAGCACTGGGAAGCGCGAGCGCCTGGGCCCTCCCCACCGACCGCGACCAGCCTATCCGCATCCAGGCCGACGACGCCCAACTGGACGACAAGAACGGTGTAGCCACCTATAAAGGTGACGTGATCATCACCCAGGGTTCGATGAAGGTCACCGGCAACACCGTGACCATCACCCGCACCCAGTCCGGCGACATCGACGTCGTCACCTCGGTGGGCAATCTGGCCTACTTCGAGCAGATGCAAACCGCGGGCGACACCAAGCCGGTTCAAGGCTACGGGGTAACCATTCAGTACCACGCCGCCAAAGACCGCGTGGTGCTGATCGATCGCGCCAAGGTCGTCGACAAGGACAACAACATCACCCAGGGCGAGAAAATCGTCTACGACACGGTCAAGAAGCTGGCCAGCGCCGGCCGCGCCACTGGCAGCAAGGTCACCGAGCAGCGTCCACGGATCGACATGGTCATCCAGCCGAAAAAGAAAACCGACGAGCAGAAGGCCCAGTAA
- the murA gene encoding UDP-N-acetylglucosamine 1-carboxyvinyltransferase yields the protein MDKLIITGGVRLDGEIRISGAKNSALPILAATLLCDGPVTVANLPHLHDITTMIELFGRMGIEPVIDEKLSVEIDPRTIKTLIAPYELVKTMRASILVLGPMVARFGEAEVALPGGCAIGSRPVDLHIRGLEAMGAVIDVEGGYIKAKAPEGGLRGAHFFFDTVSVTGTENIMMAAALAKGRSVLQNAAREPEVVDLANFLIAMGAKISGAGTDTITIDGVERLHSATYKVMPDRIETGTYLVAAAVTGGRVKVKDTDPTILEAVLEKLKEAGAEVTCGEDWIEVNMHGKRPKAVNVRTAPYPAFPTDMQAQFISLNAIAEGTGAVIETIFENRFMHVYELHRMGAKIQVEGNTAIVTGTEKLKGAPVMATDLRASASLVISALVAEGDTLIDRIYHIDRGYECIEEKLQMLGAKIRRVPG from the coding sequence ATGGATAAACTGATTATTACCGGCGGCGTTCGTCTTGATGGCGAAATCCGCATCTCCGGGGCAAAGAACTCCGCCCTGCCGATCCTGGCCGCGACGTTGCTGTGCGATGGCCCGGTGACCGTGGCGAACCTGCCGCACTTGCACGACATCACCACCATGATCGAGCTGTTCGGTCGCATGGGCATTGAACCGGTGATCGACGAAAAGCTCAGCGTCGAGATCGACCCGCGCACCATCAAGACCCTGATCGCCCCGTACGAACTGGTGAAGACCATGCGTGCGTCGATTCTGGTACTGGGACCGATGGTCGCCCGTTTTGGTGAAGCCGAAGTTGCCTTGCCGGGTGGTTGCGCCATCGGCTCGCGTCCGGTGGACCTGCATATCCGCGGCCTGGAAGCCATGGGTGCGGTGATCGACGTCGAGGGTGGCTACATCAAGGCCAAGGCGCCTGAAGGCGGCCTGCGCGGCGCTCACTTCTTCTTCGATACCGTCAGTGTGACCGGTACCGAGAACATCATGATGGCGGCCGCACTGGCCAAGGGCCGCAGCGTGCTGCAAAACGCCGCTCGCGAGCCTGAAGTGGTCGACCTGGCGAACTTCCTGATCGCCATGGGCGCCAAGATCAGCGGCGCCGGCACCGATACCATCACCATCGATGGTGTTGAGCGCCTGCATTCGGCCACTTACAAAGTGATGCCGGACCGGATCGAAACCGGCACCTATCTGGTGGCTGCTGCTGTCACCGGTGGCCGCGTCAAGGTCAAGGACACCGATCCGACCATTCTTGAAGCCGTCCTGGAGAAACTCAAGGAAGCCGGTGCCGAAGTCACCTGCGGCGAAGACTGGATCGAAGTGAACATGCACGGCAAGCGGCCTAAAGCCGTCAACGTGCGGACCGCCCCGTACCCGGCGTTCCCGACCGACATGCAGGCGCAGTTCATCTCCCTCAACGCCATTGCCGAAGGCACCGGTGCGGTGATCGAGACGATCTTCGAAAACCGTTTCATGCATGTCTACGAACTGCACCGCATGGGCGCCAAGATCCAGGTCGAAGGCAACACCGCCATCGTGACCGGTACCGAGAAACTCAAGGGCGCGCCAGTGATGGCCACCGACCTGCGGGCTTCGGCCAGTCTGGTGATTTCGGCCCTGGTTGCCGAAGGCGACACCCTGATCGACCGTATCTACCACATCGACCGTGGTTACGAGTGCATCGAAGAGAAACTGCAGATGCTCGGCGCCAAGATCCGTCGCGTACCGGGCTAG
- a CDS encoding RNA polymerase factor sigma-54 — MKPSLVLRMGQQLTMTPQLQQAIRLLQLSTLDLQQEIQEALESNPMLERQEEGDDFDNTDPLADNVEQKTNTEIPEPSYQETAPTVDNLEDGEWNERIPNDLPVDTAWEDVYQTSASSLPSSDDDEWDFTTRTSTGESLQSHLLWQLNLAPMSDTDRLIAVTLIDCINNQGYLDETLEEILEAFDPELDIELDEIEAVLHRIQQFEPAGIGARNLGECLLLQLRQLPAKTPWLAEAKRLVTDYIDLLGGRDYSQLMRRMKLKEDELRQVIELVQSLNPRPGSQIESTEPEYVVPDVIVRKHNDRWLVELNQESVPKLRVNAQYAGFVKRADTSADNTFMRNQLQEARWFIKSLQSRNETLMKVATQIVEHQRGFLEYGDEAMKPLVLHDIAEAVGMHESTISRVTTQKFMHTPRGIYELKYFFSSHVSTSEGGECSSTAIRAIIKKLVAAENQKKPLSDSKIAGLLEAQGIQVARRTVAKYRESLGIAPSSERKRLM; from the coding sequence ATGAAACCATCGCTAGTCTTGAGAATGGGCCAGCAGCTGACGATGACACCGCAGCTGCAACAGGCCATCCGCCTGCTCCAATTGTCGACCCTGGACCTGCAACAGGAAATCCAGGAGGCCCTGGAGTCCAATCCGATGCTCGAACGCCAGGAAGAAGGCGACGACTTCGACAACACCGATCCGCTGGCCGATAACGTCGAGCAAAAGACCAACACCGAAATCCCGGAACCGTCCTATCAGGAAACCGCCCCGACGGTGGATAACCTTGAGGATGGCGAATGGAATGAACGCATCCCCAACGATCTGCCCGTGGATACTGCCTGGGAAGACGTCTACCAGACCAGCGCCAGCAGCCTGCCCAGCAGCGATGACGACGAGTGGGACTTCACTACCCGCACCTCCACCGGCGAAAGCCTGCAGAGCCACTTGCTGTGGCAACTGAACCTGGCGCCGATGTCCGATACCGATCGTCTGATTGCCGTGACCCTGATCGACTGCATCAACAATCAGGGCTACCTGGACGAGACGCTTGAAGAAATCCTCGAGGCCTTTGACCCCGAGCTGGACATTGAGCTGGACGAAATCGAAGCCGTCCTGCACCGCATCCAGCAGTTCGAACCCGCCGGCATCGGTGCTCGCAACCTGGGCGAGTGTCTGCTGCTGCAACTGCGTCAGTTACCCGCCAAGACGCCTTGGCTGGCCGAAGCCAAGCGACTGGTCACCGACTACATCGACTTGCTGGGCGGTCGCGACTACAGCCAGTTGATGCGTCGCATGAAGCTCAAGGAAGATGAACTGCGCCAGGTGATCGAACTGGTCCAGAGCCTCAACCCGCGCCCAGGCTCGCAGATCGAGTCCACTGAACCCGAATACGTGGTTCCCGACGTGATCGTGCGCAAGCACAACGACCGCTGGCTGGTGGAACTGAACCAGGAATCGGTGCCCAAGCTGCGGGTCAACGCCCAGTACGCCGGCTTCGTAAAGCGCGCGGACACCAGCGCCGACAACACCTTCATGCGCAACCAGTTGCAGGAAGCGCGCTGGTTCATCAAGAGCCTGCAAAGCCGCAACGAAACCCTGATGAAAGTAGCCACCCAGATCGTCGAGCATCAGCGCGGCTTCCTGGAGTACGGCGACGAAGCCATGAAGCCGTTGGTCCTGCACGACATTGCCGAGGCAGTGGGCATGCACGAGTCGACGATTTCGCGGGTGACCACCCAGAAATTCATGCATACCCCCCGGGGCATTTATGAACTGAAATACTTTTTCTCCAGCCACGTCAGTACCTCCGAAGGCGGTGAATGCTCGTCCACAGCCATCCGCGCGATCATCAAAAAACTGGTGGCCGCGGAAAATCAGAAAAAGCCGTTGAGTGACAGCAAGATCGCTGGTTTACTGGAGGCACAAGGCATTCAGGTGGCCCGCCGTACCGTCGCCAAATACCGTGAATCCCTCGGGATCGCACCTTCGAGCGAACGCAAGCGGTTGATGTAA
- a CDS encoding BolA family protein: protein MQAVEVKSFLEGKLPETVIEVEGEGCNFQLNVISDELAALSPVKRQQQIYAHLNPWIADGSIHAVTMKFFSRAAWAERT, encoded by the coding sequence ATGCAGGCCGTAGAAGTGAAGAGCTTCCTTGAAGGAAAGCTGCCCGAAACTGTCATTGAAGTTGAGGGCGAAGGCTGCAACTTTCAGCTGAACGTGATCAGCGATGAACTGGCGGCGTTGAGCCCGGTGAAGCGTCAGCAGCAGATCTATGCCCATTTGAACCCGTGGATCGCCGATGGCAGCATCCATGCGGTTACTATGAAATTTTTCAGCCGCGCGGCCTGGGCCGAGCGCACCTGA
- the hisG gene encoding ATP phosphoribosyltransferase, which produces MLTIALSKGRILDDTLPLLAEAGIVPTENPDKSRKLIIPTTQADVRLLIVRATDVPTYVEHGAADLGVAGKDVLMEYGGQGLYEPLDLRIARCKLMTAGKVGAPEPKGRLRVATKFVNIAKRYYAEQGRQVDIIKLYGSMELAPLIGLADKIIDVVDTGNTLRANGLEPQDFIADITSRLIVNKASMKMQHARIQALIDTLRKAVESRHRG; this is translated from the coding sequence ATGTTGACCATTGCACTGTCCAAGGGCCGCATCCTTGATGACACCTTGCCGCTTCTGGCTGAAGCGGGCATCGTGCCGACCGAGAATCCGGACAAGAGCCGCAAGCTGATCATTCCTACGACTCAAGCCGATGTACGCTTGCTGATCGTGCGCGCCACCGATGTTCCGACTTACGTTGAACATGGCGCCGCCGACCTGGGCGTTGCCGGTAAGGACGTGCTGATGGAGTACGGCGGCCAGGGCCTGTACGAGCCCCTGGACCTGCGGATCGCCCGCTGCAAGCTGATGACCGCCGGCAAAGTCGGTGCGCCAGAACCCAAGGGCCGTTTGCGGGTGGCGACCAAGTTCGTCAACATTGCCAAGCGTTATTACGCCGAGCAGGGCCGTCAGGTCGATATCATCAAGTTGTACGGTTCGATGGAGCTGGCGCCGCTGATCGGCCTGGCGGACAAGATCATCGATGTGGTCGACACCGGCAACACCCTGCGGGCCAATGGCCTGGAGCCCCAGGATTTCATTGCCGACATCACCTCCCGGCTGATCGTCAACAAGGCTTCGATGAAAATGCAGCACGCCCGTATCCAGGCTCTGATCGATACCCTGCGCAAGGCAGTGGAATCGCGACACCGCGGCTGA
- a CDS encoding ATP-binding cassette domain-containing protein → MSADNAYAVELKGLSFKRGARSIFNDIDIRIPRGKVTGIMGPSGCGKTTLLRLMGAQLRPSAGEVWVNGQNLPKLSRSDLFDARKHMGVLFQSGALFTDLDVFENVAFPLRVHTDLPEEMIRDIVLLKLQAVGLRGALDLMPDELSGGMKRRVALARAIALDPKILMYDEPFVGQDPIAMGVLVRLIRLLNDALGITSIVVSHDLAETASIADYIYVIGDGQVLGQGTPQELKASDSPRIRQFMKGDPDGPVAFHFPATDYRTDLLGKR, encoded by the coding sequence ATGAGTGCCGACAACGCCTACGCGGTCGAGCTGAAGGGATTGTCCTTCAAGCGAGGGGCGCGCAGCATTTTCAATGACATCGATATCCGCATTCCCCGTGGCAAGGTCACCGGCATCATGGGGCCTTCCGGGTGCGGCAAGACCACGCTGTTGCGGCTGATGGGTGCACAGTTGCGCCCCAGTGCCGGCGAAGTCTGGGTCAATGGGCAGAATCTTCCAAAGCTGTCGCGCAGCGATCTGTTCGATGCGCGCAAGCACATGGGCGTGCTGTTCCAGAGCGGCGCATTGTTCACCGATCTCGACGTGTTCGAGAATGTGGCGTTCCCCTTGCGGGTCCATACCGACCTGCCGGAAGAGATGATTCGCGACATCGTCCTGCTCAAATTGCAGGCGGTCGGGCTGCGGGGTGCCCTGGACTTGATGCCGGACGAACTGTCCGGTGGCATGAAGCGCCGCGTCGCCCTGGCCCGGGCGATTGCCCTTGATCCGAAGATCCTCATGTATGACGAACCCTTCGTCGGCCAGGACCCGATCGCCATGGGCGTGCTGGTGCGCCTGATCCGTCTGCTCAACGATGCGCTGGGTATTACCAGCATTGTGGTATCCCACGACCTGGCCGAAACCGCCAGCATTGCGGACTACATCTACGTGATCGGCGATGGCCAGGTGCTGGGGCAGGGTACGCCCCAGGAATTGAAGGCCTCGGACAGCCCGCGCATTCGTCAATTCATGAAGGGTGATCCGGACGGGCCTGTGGCGTTCCATTTTCCGGCCACGGATTACCGCACCGATCTGCTGGGGAAGCGCTGA